The sequence GCCAGCCGTTATTGATGAAAACACCTTTACCCTAGAGCAGTTTATTGACCTACTGGGTAACGTCCATGAGGTTTACACCGTGACACCACTATCATTTAAAGACAGTGGTAGCCAAATGAATTTCGCGGGGGCAACGGTGAATATCGATACCTCATTTTTTAACCGCGCGAATGCATCGGGCGATTTTGCTGTCAGAACCTTGACGGTAAACGAAGATAACAACACCTTTATTCTCTCGCCTATCGAAGGTAGCTTTAACCTGTCTGAAAATGGCGATTACCAAGTAAGCACAGGTCCACTTTCTATCGAAATTGCAGCCATTGATGGCACAGGCGGCATTCGCGCAGAGAAAATGATTTCCACTGGCAACTATCAATCGATTGACGGGCTGAGCGTCCCGCTTAACAATGGTGAAGCCAGCATTAAAGATATCAGCATAAAAGTACCTGATCCGATGACTGGACAAATGACCGAGATAAAATTAAGCAGCCTCGATTTTACGGGTGGTATTTATCAAAACGGTGACAATCACGTTGACATTAAATACAACGTCAAAGCCAACGCCACTGAGAATGGCATTGCATTACCACTACCCGTTTTATTGCAATCAGCGTCAATGGATTTTCAAATGAATCGCCTCGCCAATAGCGCGATAAACACCTACTTTGACACACTACTACCTATAATGTACCAGATTGAGAACAGCGCCAATGCAGAGGCTGAGGCACTAGCTGTTCTAGAAGGTCAGTTATTACCAGCCATCCAACAAAGCGATACACAAACGATGTTAGCATTCGATATTCAGACTGACCAAGGCAAGGCGGCAATGGATGCGGATTTCGCGCTTAATGAATCAGGTAAATCAGCAAGCGTCAACGACTTGATTGCCGCACTTAAGCGTGGTGATACGGGTATCATAAACGCCAATGCCAAGGCAAACATCGCCAAATCACTCAGCGATGCCACCGAGTTAACTAGCATGCTGCAGTTGTTTATGGGTGAATATGTGAATGAGACTGAGACCGACTATACCTTTGAAGCTGTCCTCAAAGACGGCCAGGCAACGCTTAACGGTAAACCGTTACCGCTATAAGCTACCTTTTTATCAGCTGATGTGAATTTAGCCCGCGCATGCGGGCTTTTTTTGTGCGAGTTAATCTGTTTAGTACTGCTACACTGAAACCATCTGCAATGAAACCGTCTGCGATAAAAACGTCTACCGTTAAAACACCAACAGGACTTGAAATCGATTAAAGACACCCTATTTATAGGCAATAATCCATTAATCAATTAATTAATCACTATTACCTAACCAATAGGAGCAGCGTTACTATGTCAACAACCGAAAAAATGGGATTTCAAACCGAAGTCAGTCAATTACTCCATCTTGTTACACATTCACTCTACTCAAACAAAGAAATATTCTTGCGAGAACTCATCTCCAACGCATCCGATGCCATCGATAAACTTAAATTCGTTGCGCTTTCCGATAATAATCTCTACGAAAATGACAGCGACCTAAAAATCCAAATTCGCTTCGATGAAACCGCTAACACACTAACCATTAGCGATAATGGTATTGGCATGAATCGGCAAGAACTAATTGACAACCTTGGCACTATCGCCAAATCGGGCACCAAGGCATTTTTTGAACAACTCTCAGGCGATGCAGGCAAAGACTCTGAGTTAATTGGACAATTTGGGGTTGGGTTTTATTCTGCATTTATTGTTGCCGACAAAGTCACTGTCAACACTCGAAAAGCTGGTGAAAGCGAAGCACACCAATGGGTGTCTGACGGCCATAGCGATTTTGAAATCAGCACCAGCGACAAAGCCAGTCGCGGAACAGACATCGTACTTCATCTCAAATCTAGCGAAACCCAATTCACCAATCGCTGGCAGTTACAGCAAATCATCACAAAATATTCCGATCACATCAGTGTACCAGTCGAGCTATGGCAAGATGCCATTGCTGAAGAAAAAGACGAAGATGGCAATATTACCGTTGCCGCCCAAGCAGGGAAATTTGAGCAAATCAATCGCGCCAAGGCACTCTGGCTACGCAACAAATCCGATATCAGCGATGAGGAATACCAAACATTTTACAAACATATCAGCCACGATTTCCAAGATGCCGCCACGTGGACACACAATAAAGTCGAAGGCAAACTCGAATACACGTCGTTGCTTTTTGTGCCGCAGAAAGCTCCATTTGACTTATTTCAACGCGACAGCAAACGGGGGCTAAAGTTATTCGTACAACGCGTCTTTATTATGGATGATGCCGAGCAGTTTTTGCCGCATTACCTAAGATTTATCAAAGGCGTGATTGATTCTAATGATTTACCGCTCAATGTCTCACGAGAAATCTTACAAGACGGTGCTGTCACACAATCCTTACGCAAAGCCTGTACCAAACGCGCACTGGACATGATGGGCAGGCTCGCTGAGGACAATGAAAAATACGCCAATTTTTGGCAAGAATTTGGCAACACACTCAAAGAAGGCATCGGTGAAGACTTTGCCAATCGGGAAAATCTATTCAAATTACTGCGCTTTGCCTCTACCCAAGATGAAACGGGCAATCCAACAACCGCCCTCGCCGATTACGTGGCACGCATGCCCGAAAAACAAGAAAAAATTTACTACCTCATTGCTGACTCTCAAACGGCGGCAAAACATAGCCCGCATTTGGAAATTTTTGCTAAAAATGGAATCGAAGTCTTACTCATGTGGGAACCTATCGATGAATGGATGATGGGGCAATTGCACGAATTTGAAGGCAAACCATTCGAAGCCATCAACCAAACCGATATCAGCGGTGAATTATTTCAAACAGAATCGGATGAGACAGACGATAGCGATAGCGACAAAGACCAGTATCAAACACTCATTGAAAACATAAAAACCACCTTAGGCGATCACGTCGTGGACGTTCGCATCAGCAAGCGCCTCACCAAAACACCGACTTGCGTGGTACTCGAATCAGGAGCGCTATCTAACCAAATGCAGCGCATTATGAAAGCGGCTGGTCAAGCGGTACCTAAACAGCGCTATATTTTTGAAATCAACACCGACCATCCTTTGATTCAACAGCTGTCCACCGTATCTGAATCGCAGTTTGCTGATTGGGTTACGGTATTATTTGACCAGGCGCTACTGGCTGAAAATGGTAACCTTGATGATGCCGCCACCTTCATTAGCAAAATGAACGGCTTATTATTAGCAGGCGAATAACGACATAATCCATTCACTAGCGGGCATTCACTTGCCCGCTAGCTGATCGCATTAACTGATCGCATTAACTGGTCGCACACCCGCACCCAAATGATGTCGGTTGAATTTTGCGGATAATGTCTTATTTCCTTCATCTTTTTTTGCTACACTGTTCGGCAGTTTTATTTATTCAATTAAATTCTATTCATCAAT comes from Ostreibacterium oceani and encodes:
- the htpG gene encoding molecular chaperone HtpG, with amino-acid sequence MSTTEKMGFQTEVSQLLHLVTHSLYSNKEIFLRELISNASDAIDKLKFVALSDNNLYENDSDLKIQIRFDETANTLTISDNGIGMNRQELIDNLGTIAKSGTKAFFEQLSGDAGKDSELIGQFGVGFYSAFIVADKVTVNTRKAGESEAHQWVSDGHSDFEISTSDKASRGTDIVLHLKSSETQFTNRWQLQQIITKYSDHISVPVELWQDAIAEEKDEDGNITVAAQAGKFEQINRAKALWLRNKSDISDEEYQTFYKHISHDFQDAATWTHNKVEGKLEYTSLLFVPQKAPFDLFQRDSKRGLKLFVQRVFIMDDAEQFLPHYLRFIKGVIDSNDLPLNVSREILQDGAVTQSLRKACTKRALDMMGRLAEDNEKYANFWQEFGNTLKEGIGEDFANRENLFKLLRFASTQDETGNPTTALADYVARMPEKQEKIYYLIADSQTAAKHSPHLEIFAKNGIEVLLMWEPIDEWMMGQLHEFEGKPFEAINQTDISGELFQTESDETDDSDSDKDQYQTLIENIKTTLGDHVVDVRISKRLTKTPTCVVLESGALSNQMQRIMKAAGQAVPKQRYIFEINTDHPLIQQLSTVSESQFADWVTVLFDQALLAENGNLDDAATFISKMNGLLLAGE
- a CDS encoding DUF945 family protein, translated to MKKIGIIAVAGIIIIAAAAFLFKGKISDSVGNQFEKQAKTFLENNTNKPISIKSLAQSPEITTATITINEVKDTEIRSQLDISLAMGQKFSLPLNTEIQRGEISHNGKSYGFGKLVTKPDLSQFTDLPAVIDENTFTLEQFIDLLGNVHEVYTVTPLSFKDSGSQMNFAGATVNIDTSFFNRANASGDFAVRTLTVNEDNNTFILSPIEGSFNLSENGDYQVSTGPLSIEIAAIDGTGGIRAEKMISTGNYQSIDGLSVPLNNGEASIKDISIKVPDPMTGQMTEIKLSSLDFTGGIYQNGDNHVDIKYNVKANATENGIALPLPVLLQSASMDFQMNRLANSAINTYFDTLLPIMYQIENSANAEAEALAVLEGQLLPAIQQSDTQTMLAFDIQTDQGKAAMDADFALNESGKSASVNDLIAALKRGDTGIINANAKANIAKSLSDATELTSMLQLFMGEYVNETETDYTFEAVLKDGQATLNGKPLPL